taaagtaaatatacctagcgaaatagagaaacaaaagcctgagcaagagagatgtcactatcagtaacacagcATGGTAAAAAGatatgtgatacatgacagcagcactctttttttgacatccagtcggcacatgccacacattgacaatttaatctcatagaattcatgttcaatcatgtttgtgtaagtgtattTTTTCACAcgaatttttcacacagatgaaaaccaagtttggtttcgtttgacagctcaagattgttgctcttttctgctaggtatattaactttatggtactgTGTACTCTACTAGTAAAACTTTCCAAATCACTTAaccaaaaactttaaaatgaccattaaaattatacataataattggcCATATTAGCCTTAATGGAGTACAGTACTGCTAGTGCTATGGTTGTTTATTAGTGTCCCATGTTCCTCAAGGATGTACCAGGACAAGCTGATAAACTTGAAGAAGCAGCTGCAACAGCTGGAGGATAATGTGCACCCCGAGCTGCTGCGGAGGGTCAAGCGGCTGGAGCACCAGCTGCACGAGCGACTGCGGCTGAACAGGCTATACAAGTAGGTTTCATATTTCTAGGACTAATGTTAGCTTTatatgtttgtattttttagacTTCCAaactgagtttttttttaaatctttaatgtcTTTGGAAGCTTCTTTGTTTGCAAGTCAAAAGACAAAAATTAATAAGACAAGATACAGCTTTTTAAGATTACATTGTATATCTGCCCCTTTAACTACATTTTGTTCACTTTTCTGTGCTAAAAAGAGGAACAGGTATTTAATTTTTGCTAAAGTTAGTTAGTTAAAGTTTTGCCTTGCAATTTAacctcatcatcatcaattttaagtttaatagtaaattttatGTTACAGAGATCACATGTTTGATGTGGTTGAGAGAGAATACATAGCAGAGAAGAAGGCTGCAGCAAAAGAATTTGAAGAGAAGAAAGTGGAGTTGAGGGAGAATCTAATCAATGATTTTGAGGAAAAGAAGAAACTCATTGAAAGTGAAAGAAATACAATGGAACTCAATGGAGACTCAATAGAGGTAGGACATTATATTGTTTCCACACAAGGCAGTACTCTAGCCACAGTAAAGTTGGTCGAGTCAAAATTAGTCACGGTTCATACTTATGAGATGCACTAATGCAATATAACCTCTGTAACTTCCAGGTAAAACCGCCCATGAAGCGCATTTTAAGGCGGCGGGCGAACGAGCCCGCACCCGCGCCGGAGAAGCGCCGCAAGCCGCTAGCGACGACGCTGACGTTCCAGCTGGACGAGCGAGACATCGACGCCGACCTGCGGGCCATCGCGCGCGACCCGCACCCCGCGCACGCCGCACACCCCGCGCACACCGCACACCCGGCGCACCCTAGACGTCCGCACAGCACATGTGAGTAGATACTTATGAGTGTGCTTTACACTCTCGTGCAAGGGAGGTACAAAGAGGTTTAATAGATGGTTCGCATCTTGCCTCGCGACTGTGGCCCTCGCACTCAGATGCGATATGTCGGGTCGCTAGAGAAAGAGAAGTCTGGCCTTTTACGTATAGCTACTTGTTTCTTCTACGTTTGTGCGAAAATAATAAGCATGGAAATGAGACAAGCAGCTATAATAGGTAAATGGCCTAACTTCTCTTTATTTATAGGCCAATTTTTTTGAATTCTAAATTCACTAACGTAGTATTATTTCTTTAGGTGGTTATTACTACAGTCAACTTTTTTAGATTACTTTGTTTTGTAGTCTtaatacacaataatatgtagttataattttattcgcCCCTGTCATtctaacatacattttttttacacgtTGATAAAATAACTAAGCCACACAAATTGGATAAAACttctaaaaatacattattattgaaGCCAATGAAATGCTGTTTACATACAGTCTTAATGTTTCTGAAGATTAATGTTTCTTTTTCAGGCATctgtgtagaatgtagatattgAAGTCATACAATGTTTTGTTGTGGACATTTTTCTAGTAACAAGTATAGAAACTAGGGTAGAAATGATAATTCAGAACATTATAAAATTTGACTGTGAGAACTTAAGGGCCTGTATTCctagaaacggacgattttcaagatttaaaagtgacagtagacacaaaaatatagtaatttaaattctgaaataaatatatgtgttagttaaggatctaacacagtggaatttatattccattacacaatatcatgaacttcactcgatagaaaaaaaatcccaaagttacctcttcttttaacgaaattgccatactatgtccaaattatttggaattttcagataatttttgcactgaatatatctagggcgtttcgtttttttgactctatttaattgatgtataaaaaacgacgatcaaaaaactataacatagcaggcgcaaagtgtgtgactgaaagcgtaccagccgaacctttgcgcctgctattgcATAAagatcgtccgtttctgggaatacagggccgtAAAGTAATAAATCTACATTCCAGTATCCGGTTCATCCCCGGTCCGGGAAGACGTAGAACCGCGGGAGTCGCGCGGGGAGTCCCGGGACACGCGCGTGGAGGACGGCAAGCTGCTGTACGAGCGGCGGTGGTTCCACCGCGGCCAGAGCGTGTACGTGGAGGGGCGGGACATGCCGCGCTTCCCCGCCCACATACACAGCATCGCGGATGAGTCGGTACGTGTGTATACTATATAGTAGCTCGTCCCCTGTCCGGGGAGTCCCGGAGCCCCAAGGAGTCCGTGGGCCACGCGCGTGGAGGATGGCAAGCTGCTGTGCACAGCATCGCGGATGAGTCAGAACATacagagttttatatattagtatggtaTAAAATCCCACCATAAATCTACCTATGGTTAACCATACCACAGACATGCGTGACAGGAAAATCAGCCCTGGATCTAAATCTAGGGCAGATTTTCCTGTGACGTAGACTGCGCGCGCACCGTCGGTGCTAATGGTCCGAGATGTATGAAATTGTAGGAAGCGTTTTTGAATAATGCGTAGCGGTCTGCgctgatatttcatacatttcggtTTCGGCGTCGACGGTCAGCGAGCGGTCAGCCTGACAGGAAAATTAGCCTTGTTGGGATTTgagataaaaaaattgaaaaataggTATTTCTATACGCTTTTTGAATGTCTAGTCTTTGTGATGCCTGCTACCGTTTATTAATATAATGGGTGAATATGGTAAATATGGTGTTAGTAGAACAAAAGCTGACAATATTAATTCTATTTTGTATCCTTTGGCATTTCTACTTTGTGTGGCCATGTTAAGGACGTCAATATGGggtacaccaaaattgcatacaaggacacaaaaattatgtttctTGCAAGAAAGTTATTGATCTCTAATCTTTTTTTCAGATACTCGTCAAGAAGACAAACTTGGATCGAGTTCGGTTGTTCATATCGGACCTCGCGCGCGGTAAAGTGACGATAaaacgacgcgcgtcgtaataCCCAGTGTGTGTGTTAGTAATAGTATGTGAGTGACTGTGTACtgtgactataatattatactataactggaggctgattttagtctcccGCTAACCGTTCGTTGACCGTCAAGACCA
This DNA window, taken from Aricia agestis chromosome 11, ilAriAges1.1, whole genome shotgun sequence, encodes the following:
- the LOC121731575 gene encoding sin3 histone deacetylase corepressor complex component SDS3 isoform X1, which encodes MQLLRVASTMSYQGSPYSGPGDEYDFEDDGYDDLDEYRDPEEPLQTPAMDDSDEDTEEASETDLPNNDEPVEVKEHVPCSSRMYQDKLINLKKQLQQLEDNVHPELLRRVKRLEHQLHERLRLNRLYKDHMFDVVEREYIAEKKAAAKEFEEKKVELRENLINDFEEKKKLIESERNTMELNGDSIEVKPPMKRILRRRANEPAPAPEKRRKPLATTLTFQLDERDIDADLRAIARDPHPAHAAHPAHTAHPAHPRRPHSTLSGSSPVREDVEPRESRGESRDTRVEDGKLLYERRWFHRGQSVYVEGRDMPRFPAHIHSIADESILVKKTNLDRVRLFISDLARGKVTIKRRAS
- the LOC121731575 gene encoding sin3 histone deacetylase corepressor complex component SDS3 isoform X2: MQLLRVASTMSYQGSPYSGPGDEYDFEDDGYDDLDEYRDPEEPLQTPAMDDSDEDTEEASETDLPNNDEPVEVKEQMYQDKLINLKKQLQQLEDNVHPELLRRVKRLEHQLHERLRLNRLYKDHMFDVVEREYIAEKKAAAKEFEEKKVELRENLINDFEEKKKLIESERNTMELNGDSIEVKPPMKRILRRRANEPAPAPEKRRKPLATTLTFQLDERDIDADLRAIARDPHPAHAAHPAHTAHPAHPRRPHSTLSGSSPVREDVEPRESRGESRDTRVEDGKLLYERRWFHRGQSVYVEGRDMPRFPAHIHSIADESILVKKTNLDRVRLFISDLARGKVTIKRRAS